One Pseudodesulfovibrio cashew DNA window includes the following coding sequences:
- a CDS encoding CDP-alcohol phosphatidyltransferase family protein — translation MDYFNEEERAKQMAFAAKRDRLFSPVITLLVSLGATANQISIIGVVFLLLACVLPHDYAYTATFFMALHVFCDGIDGPLARRLGSAHAGGSLIDIVVDQLGVVFLPAAAIYHFGAWGPAMVVFSSSYLIFIALAVYANELGVELRKFIRSKYLMFLLYLGSLHSKNDMVTYFCGAFAVYYSIEACEALRRIYLFHDTRPRGPKY, via the coding sequence ATGGATTATTTCAACGAAGAAGAACGCGCCAAGCAAATGGCTTTCGCCGCCAAACGCGACAGACTTTTCTCCCCCGTCATCACTTTGTTGGTTTCGCTGGGAGCCACGGCAAACCAGATATCCATCATTGGCGTTGTCTTCCTGCTGTTGGCCTGTGTCCTTCCGCATGACTACGCGTACACAGCCACGTTCTTCATGGCCTTGCACGTGTTTTGCGACGGAATAGACGGACCGCTTGCCCGCCGCTTGGGCAGCGCCCATGCGGGGGGATCGCTCATCGACATCGTCGTGGACCAGTTGGGGGTAGTATTCCTGCCTGCCGCAGCCATATACCACTTCGGCGCCTGGGGACCGGCCATGGTGGTTTTTTCCAGCTCATACCTGATCTTCATCGCTCTGGCTGTCTACGCGAATGAGCTCGGAGTGGAGCTTCGAAAATTCATTCGATCGAAATACCTAATGTTTTTGCTCTACCTAGGCTCCCTGCACTCGAAAAACGACATGGTGACCTACTTCTGCGGTGCTTTCGCCGTGTATTATTCCATCGAAGCCTGCGAAGCCCTGCGCCGAATATACCTCTTTCACGATACACGCCCTCGCGGCCCAAAATACTAA
- a CDS encoding phosphoribosylformylglycinamidine synthase subunit PurQ, producing MARVNALVITGYGTNCHEESAHALKKAGADNADVVYFSDLAAGHVTMDKYNFLLCPGGFLDGDDLGAAQAAALRWRWATTEDGNPVLDQLKTFFDKGGLILGICNGFQLLCKLGLLPAVGGKYFERQVSLSYNDSGRFEDRWVRLKTNPNSPCVFTKGIEYLDVPIRHGEGKIIPMDDAMLQAILDNNLHAVQYVDPKTGEPTQEYPLNPNGSPLGIAGLTDPTGRILGLMPHPEAYNHPTNHPSWTRGTDPNMPLGLAMLEAGVNYLKNQ from the coding sequence ATGGCTCGCGTCAATGCCCTTGTTATTACCGGATACGGCACCAACTGCCACGAGGAATCTGCCCATGCGCTGAAGAAGGCGGGTGCCGACAACGCGGATGTGGTGTATTTTTCCGATCTCGCCGCCGGCCACGTGACCATGGACAAGTACAACTTCCTCCTCTGCCCCGGCGGGTTTCTGGACGGCGACGACCTCGGCGCTGCCCAGGCCGCGGCCCTGCGCTGGCGTTGGGCCACCACCGAAGACGGCAACCCCGTTCTGGATCAGCTCAAGACCTTCTTTGACAAGGGCGGGCTCATCCTCGGCATCTGCAATGGTTTCCAGCTGCTCTGCAAGCTTGGCCTGCTCCCGGCCGTCGGCGGAAAGTACTTTGAACGCCAGGTCTCCCTTTCCTACAATGATTCCGGCAGGTTCGAAGACCGCTGGGTCCGTCTCAAAACCAACCCGAATTCCCCGTGCGTCTTTACCAAGGGTATCGAATACCTTGACGTGCCCATCCGTCACGGAGAAGGCAAGATCATCCCCATGGATGACGCCATGCTCCAGGCGATTCTCGACAACAACCTGCACGCGGTTCAGTACGTCGATCCGAAGACCGGAGAACCGACTCAGGAATACCCGCTGAATCCCAATGGTTCACCCCTGGGCATCGCCGGTCTGACCGACCCCACGGGCCGCATCCTCGGCCTCATGCCCCACCCGGAAGCGTACAACCACCCGACCAACCATCCGTCCTGGACGCGCGGCACCGATCCGAACATGCCGCTCGGCCTGGCCATGCTGGAAGCGGGCGTGAACTACCTGAAGAACCAATAG
- a CDS encoding nucleoside deaminase yields the protein MDWRALMDVAFREACKAAAEGEAPIGAALFSSSGELIAKAHNRPISLNDPTGHAEVLCLRRAGEAMGNYRLPGTILAVTLEPCLMCTGAILHARVTGVVMGALDPRAGALVTNMDGSALPFTNHKVWTLHGVMESECSTLLKRFFLEKRKR from the coding sequence ATGGACTGGCGCGCGCTGATGGACGTGGCCTTTAGGGAGGCCTGCAAGGCGGCGGCAGAAGGTGAGGCCCCCATCGGGGCCGCCCTGTTCTCTTCATCGGGCGAGCTCATCGCCAAGGCGCACAACCGTCCCATCTCGCTGAACGACCCCACCGGGCACGCCGAAGTACTCTGTCTACGCCGGGCCGGTGAAGCCATGGGAAATTACCGCCTGCCAGGAACCATTCTGGCCGTGACCCTGGAGCCGTGCCTGATGTGTACTGGTGCGATCCTGCATGCCCGCGTCACAGGTGTGGTCATGGGCGCACTGGACCCAAGGGCCGGAGCACTGGTCACCAATATGGACGGCAGCGCCCTGCCTTTCACCAACCACAAGGTCTGGACCCTGCACGGCGTCATGGAGTCGGAATGCTCCACCCTGCTGAAACGCTTTTTCCTGGAAAAACGGAAACGATAA
- a CDS encoding EF-hand domain-containing protein: MSISAVGSGISGSGFDLEQMAGSYRNRGPDTDEMASFIVEQDDADGDGLLSLEETPLDEERFNSIDEDGDGFISAEELSSDAASRMQEQNTMMGSLNMRMQGIDPAEMAASIVEKDDADGDGMLSLDETPLDEDLFNSIDADGDGFITADELSADMEEKASQGVSAPPAGAESQAAAAMGGGSASGTESSSESDEEYDAYDLNEDGVVTFDELLQAFRGGDNSLTSMFQSMGDLGSESLRRYAMEAYQAQMG, from the coding sequence ATGAGCATCTCGGCAGTGGGTTCGGGGATATCCGGCTCCGGCTTTGACCTTGAGCAGATGGCCGGTTCGTATCGGAATCGAGGGCCGGACACGGATGAAATGGCGTCTTTTATCGTCGAACAGGACGATGCGGACGGCGATGGGCTATTAAGCCTTGAGGAAACGCCGCTTGACGAGGAGCGGTTCAATTCCATCGATGAGGATGGCGACGGCTTTATTTCAGCCGAGGAATTAAGTTCCGATGCGGCATCCCGCATGCAGGAGCAGAACACGATGATGGGCAGCTTGAACATGCGTATGCAGGGAATTGACCCTGCCGAAATGGCTGCTTCCATTGTGGAGAAGGATGACGCCGACGGCGACGGCATGTTGAGCCTGGATGAGACGCCGCTTGACGAAGACCTCTTCAATTCCATCGACGCTGACGGCGATGGCTTCATCACCGCTGACGAATTGAGCGCCGACATGGAAGAGAAGGCGTCCCAGGGTGTATCCGCCCCGCCAGCGGGAGCCGAATCCCAGGCCGCTGCGGCCATGGGCGGCGGGTCTGCTTCGGGAACGGAATCAAGCAGTGAGAGTGATGAGGAATATGACGCCTACGATCTTAACGAAGACGGTGTGGTTACCTTTGACGAACTGCTTCAAGCCTTCCGGGGCGGCGACAACAGCCTGACGTCCATGTTCCAGAGCATGGGAGACCTCGGCTCGGAGTCCCTGCGTCGTTACGCCATGGAAGCGTACCAGGCGCAGATGGGCTAA
- a CDS encoding KdsC family phosphatase: protein MVDRALELAKNIKLIVLDVDGVLTDGGLYFGDDGLIMKRFNVQDGFGIKLAQSAGLHIGVITGLNQKPVERRVSELGITLYSPGHHHKVAPFLAMCESLGIQPEQAAFMGDDWIDLGVMSKAGLALSVPNGLPEVIEAADWVSARKGGEGAVREAIGFILEAQGLLEDAKKQWVE from the coding sequence ATGGTTGATCGCGCGCTTGAGTTGGCGAAAAACATCAAGTTGATCGTTCTCGACGTGGACGGCGTTCTCACCGACGGCGGCCTGTATTTCGGCGACGACGGCTTGATCATGAAGCGGTTCAACGTCCAGGACGGTTTCGGCATCAAGCTGGCCCAGTCGGCCGGGTTGCATATCGGAGTTATCACCGGTCTGAACCAGAAGCCGGTTGAGCGGCGGGTGAGTGAGCTTGGCATCACGCTCTATTCGCCCGGCCATCACCACAAGGTCGCGCCGTTTCTGGCTATGTGCGAATCATTGGGTATCCAACCGGAACAGGCCGCGTTCATGGGCGATGACTGGATCGATCTCGGCGTCATGTCCAAGGCGGGCCTGGCGTTGTCCGTTCCCAACGGGTTGCCCGAAGTCATTGAAGCAGCAGACTGGGTTTCGGCTCGCAAGGGTGGTGAAGGAGCCGTGCGCGAGGCCATCGGCTTCATTCTTGAAGCGCAGGGATTGCTGGAAGACGCCAAAAAACAATGGGTTGAATAG
- the lptB gene encoding LPS export ABC transporter ATP-binding protein gives MQSGLVATNLSKRYGQKEVVHGINLELHPKEVVGLLGPNGAGKTTTFYMLVGIVKPNTGQVVLSGTQLTEKPLHERARMGVSYLPQESSIFKKLSVRQNLEIILEQTSLNTAAQKRRAEELMEMFTITKLADQAAMFLSGGERRRLEIARALIMDPQFILLDEPFAGIDPIAVIDIQEIISVLKSMGIGILISDHNVRETLNICDRAYLVYEGTVILEGTPAEIVQDSRARQIYLGEDFRL, from the coding sequence ATGCAGTCAGGACTGGTCGCCACCAATCTCTCCAAGCGCTACGGCCAGAAAGAGGTCGTGCACGGCATTAATCTCGAATTGCACCCCAAGGAGGTCGTCGGGTTGCTTGGTCCCAACGGAGCGGGCAAGACCACGACGTTTTACATGCTTGTGGGCATCGTCAAGCCCAACACCGGCCAGGTGGTCCTCAGCGGCACCCAGCTTACGGAGAAGCCGCTGCACGAGCGGGCGCGCATGGGGGTAAGCTATCTGCCGCAGGAGAGCTCCATCTTCAAGAAGCTCTCGGTCCGGCAGAATCTGGAGATCATTCTCGAGCAGACGTCCCTCAATACCGCGGCCCAGAAGCGCCGGGCCGAGGAACTCATGGAGATGTTCACCATTACCAAGCTGGCGGACCAGGCGGCAATGTTCCTCTCGGGCGGAGAGCGCCGCAGACTGGAAATCGCCAGGGCTTTGATAATGGACCCTCAGTTCATTCTCCTGGACGAACCTTTTGCCGGGATTGATCCCATCGCCGTCATCGATATTCAGGAGATCATTTCCGTGCTCAAATCCATGGGCATCGGCATTCTTATTTCCGACCACAACGTTCGGGAAACACTCAATATTTGTGACCGTGCGTATCTTGTGTACGAGGGGACCGTCATCCTTGAGGGGACGCCTGCAGAGATCGTGCAGGATAGCCGCGCTCGTCAGATCTATCTTGGCGAAGACTTCCGCCTGTAA
- the rpoN gene encoding RNA polymerase factor sigma-54, whose amino-acid sequence MGLELRQQLKLSQQLVMTPQLQQAIKLLQLSRLELLETVQQELMENPFLDETETETEIREKETLTESQAEEELVRTADWENYLGEFSSTSKQAMARDSEVPEEGLSFEARLASKPSLEGHLNWQMRLSNFTEREVAIGETVIGNVDHNGYLQASNEEIMSMVSATEEEIDSVIERIKRLDPVGVGARTPQECLLVQMEVLGYDDPILESLVRDHLEDLEKNRYKPLARKFKISMEELKEYLDLLQTLDPMPGTNFSSTEPHYVSPDVFVYKYGDEFVIILNEDGLPRLQMNSFYMDSMKGAKDKEKDYFQEKMRSAAWLMKSLYQRQRTLYKVVESIVRFQREFFEEGVTKLRPLILKEVAEDIEMHESTVSRITTSKYVSTPHGIFELKFFFNSALDLNDGSQVGSESVKALIKQMIAEEDAKKPLSDEKIGEILKEKLDVNIARRTVAKYRSAMGIASSSKRKQYF is encoded by the coding sequence ATGGGCCTTGAACTCAGGCAACAACTCAAGCTTTCTCAGCAGCTGGTCATGACGCCCCAGTTGCAGCAGGCCATCAAACTGCTGCAGCTTTCCCGTCTTGAGCTTCTGGAAACGGTGCAGCAGGAACTCATGGAGAATCCATTTCTCGATGAGACCGAGACCGAGACCGAGATTCGGGAGAAGGAAACCCTGACCGAATCCCAGGCCGAGGAAGAGCTTGTACGCACAGCCGACTGGGAAAATTACCTGGGCGAGTTCTCCAGTACCTCCAAGCAGGCCATGGCTCGTGACTCCGAGGTGCCGGAAGAGGGGCTTTCCTTTGAGGCTCGGCTGGCATCCAAGCCCTCACTTGAAGGGCATCTCAACTGGCAGATGCGGCTTTCCAATTTTACCGAACGGGAAGTGGCCATCGGTGAAACCGTTATCGGCAATGTGGACCACAACGGGTACCTCCAGGCCTCCAACGAAGAGATCATGTCCATGGTTTCGGCCACTGAGGAGGAGATCGATTCCGTGATCGAGCGGATCAAGCGTCTCGATCCCGTTGGTGTGGGCGCGCGTACTCCTCAGGAGTGTCTGCTCGTCCAGATGGAGGTACTCGGTTACGATGACCCCATTCTCGAGTCGCTGGTCAGGGATCACCTTGAGGACCTGGAAAAGAACCGTTACAAGCCCCTGGCGCGAAAGTTCAAGATTTCCATGGAAGAACTCAAGGAATACCTTGATCTCCTCCAGACCTTGGATCCCATGCCGGGCACCAATTTTTCTTCCACCGAGCCGCATTACGTCAGCCCTGACGTCTTCGTCTACAAGTACGGCGACGAGTTCGTGATCATTCTCAACGAGGATGGTCTGCCTCGCTTGCAGATGAATTCTTTTTACATGGATTCCATGAAAGGCGCCAAAGACAAGGAAAAGGACTATTTTCAGGAAAAGATGCGTTCTGCCGCATGGTTGATGAAAAGTCTGTACCAACGCCAAAGAACCTTGTATAAAGTAGTTGAGAGTATTGTCCGTTTTCAACGGGAGTTCTTTGAAGAGGGCGTAACCAAGCTCAGACCATTGATACTTAAGGAGGTTGCCGAAGATATCGAGATGCACGAGTCCACGGTGAGCCGCATTACCACAAGCAAGTATGTGTCCACGCCGCACGGTATTTTCGAGTTGAAGTTCTTCTTCAACAGTGCGCTGGATTTGAATGACGGTTCCCAGGTGGGTTCGGAAAGCGTCAAGGCGCTCATCAAGCAGATGATCGCCGAGGAAGATGCGAAGAAACCACTGAGCGATGAAAAAATCGGCGAGATACTGAAGGAGAAGCTGGATGTTAACATCGCCCGGCGCACCGTCGCCAAGTATCGTTCTGCAATGGGTATCGCCTCATCTTCAAAGCGCAAGCAATACTTCTGA
- a CDS encoding CTP synthase produces the protein MKTKFIFITGGVLSSLGKGLAAASIGALLQARGLKATIQKLDPYINVDPGTMNPFQHGEVYVTDDGAETDLDLGHYERYLGTALSQQNNYTSGSIYNSVIQKERRGDYLGGTVQVIPHVTDAIKEAVINLPNGEDVALIEIGGTVGDIEGQPFLEAIRQLKNDLGKENVLYIHLTLVPYIRVAGELKTKPTQHSVKELRSVGIQPDIIIGRSEVELEEDLKKKIALFCDVDQDAVFSGVDVSCIYEVPLKFYEEGVDQKIAILLKLPAKNAELTPWETLVHTLQNPKGSVKIGVVGKYVDLTEAYKSLHEALVHGGVANEVKVELEYVNSEKITPKNVEKKLKGLDGILVPGGFGSRGVEGKILAIKYARENKVPFFGICLGMQCACIEFARNVIGLENANSEEFDPTTDNNIIYLMKEWFDFRTKKTEVRDEESDKGGTMRLGSYPCKLKKDTVAHAAYQTVNIDERHRHRFEFNNKFIEAFEENGMILSGTAPDESLVEIVEYPDHPWFLGCQFHPEFKSNPMKPHPLFREFIKAAKLDKQKRGN, from the coding sequence ATGAAAACCAAGTTCATATTTATTACGGGCGGTGTGCTGTCCTCACTCGGCAAAGGACTCGCTGCCGCGTCCATCGGAGCACTGCTCCAGGCGCGTGGTCTTAAGGCGACAATCCAGAAGCTCGATCCATACATCAACGTCGATCCCGGTACCATGAACCCCTTCCAGCACGGCGAAGTCTACGTCACCGATGACGGCGCCGAGACCGACCTCGATCTGGGCCACTACGAGCGTTACCTGGGCACCGCCCTGAGCCAGCAGAACAACTACACCTCCGGCTCCATTTACAACTCGGTCATCCAGAAGGAGCGGCGTGGCGATTACCTCGGCGGCACAGTGCAGGTCATCCCGCATGTCACTGACGCAATTAAAGAGGCTGTCATCAACCTGCCCAACGGCGAGGATGTGGCGCTCATCGAGATCGGCGGCACTGTGGGCGACATCGAGGGGCAGCCCTTCCTGGAGGCCATTCGTCAGCTCAAGAACGATCTGGGCAAGGAAAACGTCCTGTACATCCACCTGACCCTGGTGCCCTACATCCGTGTCGCAGGCGAGCTGAAGACCAAGCCCACCCAGCACTCCGTCAAGGAACTGCGCAGCGTCGGCATCCAGCCCGACATCATCATCGGTCGCTCCGAGGTGGAGCTTGAGGAAGATCTCAAGAAAAAGATTGCTCTGTTCTGCGACGTGGACCAGGACGCCGTTTTCTCCGGCGTGGACGTCTCCTGCATTTACGAGGTTCCCCTGAAATTTTACGAAGAAGGCGTTGACCAGAAGATCGCCATCCTGCTCAAGCTCCCGGCCAAGAATGCCGAGCTGACCCCCTGGGAAACCCTGGTGCATACGCTCCAGAACCCCAAGGGTTCCGTGAAGATCGGTGTTGTCGGCAAGTACGTCGACCTGACCGAGGCATACAAGAGCCTGCATGAAGCCCTGGTGCACGGCGGCGTTGCCAATGAAGTTAAAGTAGAACTTGAATATGTGAACTCCGAGAAGATCACGCCCAAGAATGTTGAAAAGAAACTCAAGGGGTTGGATGGTATTCTCGTTCCCGGCGGTTTCGGCTCCCGAGGCGTGGAAGGCAAGATTCTGGCCATCAAGTACGCCCGAGAGAACAAGGTCCCGTTCTTCGGCATCTGTCTGGGTATGCAGTGCGCCTGCATCGAGTTCGCGCGCAACGTCATCGGACTGGAGAATGCCAACTCCGAAGAGTTCGATCCGACCACTGACAACAACATCATCTACCTGATGAAGGAGTGGTTCGACTTCCGTACCAAGAAGACCGAAGTCCGGGATGAGGAATCGGATAAGGGCGGTACCATGCGCCTGGGTTCCTACCCCTGCAAGCTCAAGAAGGACACGGTGGCCCACGCCGCATACCAGACCGTCAACATCGACGAGCGCCACCGCCATCGCTTCGAGTTCAACAACAAGTTCATCGAAGCCTTCGAGGAAAACGGCATGATCCTTTCCGGCACCGCGCCGGACGAATCCCTGGTGGAGATCGTGGAATACCCTGATCATCCCTGGTTCCTGGGTTGTCAGTTCCATCCCGAATTCAAGTCCAATCCCATGAAGCCGCATCCGTTGTTCCGCGAGTTCATCAAAGCTGCCAAGCTGGATAAGCAGAAGAGGGGCAACTAG
- a CDS encoding NifB/NifX family molybdenum-iron cluster-binding protein — MKIALPTRDGQIDDHFGHCDHYTLMTLDDEKNIVKIEAMDSPEGCGCKSNIAPILAEKGVKIMLAGNMGQGAVNILQGSGIQVVRGCSGSIQDVAAKWIAGDLQDNLITCDHHDCDHHDLEHL, encoded by the coding sequence ATGAAGATAGCGCTTCCCACCCGTGACGGGCAGATTGACGACCATTTCGGTCATTGCGACCACTACACGCTGATGACCCTGGACGATGAAAAGAATATCGTCAAAATCGAAGCTATGGACTCCCCCGAGGGCTGCGGCTGCAAATCGAACATTGCCCCGATCCTTGCGGAAAAAGGCGTAAAGATCATGCTCGCCGGCAACATGGGCCAAGGCGCCGTGAACATCCTCCAGGGCAGCGGCATCCAGGTGGTGCGCGGCTGCTCCGGCTCTATCCAGGACGTTGCCGCCAAATGGATCGCCGGCGACCTGCAGGACAACCTGATCACCTGCGACCACCACGACTGCGACCACCATGACCTGGAACACCTGTAA
- the kdsA gene encoding 3-deoxy-8-phosphooctulonate synthase, whose amino-acid sequence MANKDLYAVSRSGPFILAGPCVIESREIVLRTAATLADIAARLELTLVFKSSFDKANRTSVTSFRGPGMDEGLSILAEVKRETGLPVVTDIHHPEQAAPVAEVADVLQIPAFLCRQTDLLVAAAATGRVINIKKGQFLAPWDMKNAVDKVRASGNDRVWLTERGSTYGYNNLVVDMRSIPEMSKFDVPVVFDATHSVQLPGGLGGKSGGQREYVPVLASAAVAAGADGVFMETHPDPDTALCDGPNSLPLDEAEALLKRLKAIWELNHG is encoded by the coding sequence TTGGCAAATAAAGATTTATATGCCGTAAGCCGGTCCGGTCCGTTCATTCTGGCCGGACCGTGCGTCATTGAGAGCCGGGAAATCGTGCTGCGTACGGCGGCCACGCTGGCCGACATCGCGGCGAGGCTCGAGCTTACGCTGGTCTTCAAGAGTTCTTTCGACAAGGCCAACCGCACTTCGGTGACCAGTTTCCGGGGGCCGGGCATGGACGAGGGATTGTCCATACTGGCCGAGGTCAAGCGTGAGACCGGGTTGCCCGTTGTCACGGACATCCATCACCCCGAGCAGGCCGCGCCCGTGGCCGAGGTTGCGGACGTCTTGCAGATCCCCGCTTTCCTCTGCCGACAGACCGACCTGCTGGTGGCGGCCGCCGCGACCGGGCGGGTGATCAACATCAAGAAGGGGCAGTTCCTGGCGCCGTGGGATATGAAAAACGCGGTGGACAAGGTCCGCGCCTCGGGCAATGACCGGGTGTGGCTCACCGAACGCGGTTCTACTTACGGCTACAATAATTTGGTGGTGGACATGCGCTCCATTCCGGAAATGAGCAAGTTTGACGTCCCGGTGGTTTTTGATGCCACCCATTCGGTGCAGTTGCCGGGCGGACTTGGCGGCAAGTCGGGAGGGCAGCGTGAATACGTTCCGGTGCTGGCCTCGGCTGCCGTGGCCGCCGGAGCCGACGGCGTGTTCATGGAAACCCATCCCGACCCGGACACGGCTCTGTGCGACGGGCCCAACAGCCTGCCGCTGGACGAGGCCGAGGCGTTGCTGAAACGGCTCAAGGCGATCTGGGAGTTGAATCATGGTTGA
- the lptC gene encoding LPS export ABC transporter periplasmic protein LptC yields the protein MRKRPALSILIIFAVGMTIGIAVKTYFFSDPLVMEQPAPSTADMSREELLNQADIVAEDIELVQGKQGAMTWKLLAKTAKYNQKRKLIGVTRPQLTAYFGEDRKEVYVKADRGEVDQSNDNLTLYDNITGRFGDMELVAQYLDYVGAIKKVYLKGGVTVRRPDMTLTATAVEIDLVSRELTAAGDVKALMAPGGMRDLPFNQ from the coding sequence ATGAGAAAGCGTCCGGCGCTCTCCATTCTGATCATCTTTGCCGTGGGTATGACCATCGGCATCGCGGTCAAGACCTATTTTTTCAGTGATCCGCTGGTGATGGAACAACCGGCTCCGTCCACTGCCGACATGAGCCGTGAGGAGTTGCTCAACCAGGCGGACATCGTCGCTGAAGACATTGAACTGGTCCAGGGGAAGCAGGGGGCCATGACATGGAAACTCCTTGCCAAGACCGCAAAATACAACCAAAAGAGAAAGTTGATCGGCGTGACGCGCCCCCAACTCACCGCTTATTTCGGCGAAGACCGCAAGGAGGTCTACGTCAAGGCGGACCGGGGTGAGGTGGACCAGTCTAACGATAACCTGACGCTCTACGACAACATCACCGGGCGGTTCGGGGACATGGAATTGGTTGCCCAGTATCTGGATTACGTGGGAGCTATCAAGAAGGTTTACCTCAAGGGCGGCGTGACGGTGCGACGGCCCGACATGACGTTGACGGCCACTGCCGTAGAGATCGACCTTGTCAGCCGGGAATTGACGGCGGCAGGCGACGTCAAGGCGCTCATGGCCCCCGGCGGAATGCGGGATCTGCCATTCAACCAGTAG
- the lptA gene encoding lipopolysaccharide transport periplasmic protein LptA — protein MKKIYAMALTLLCGLFVTGAALAADWGEIRVAKSNLNVREGRSPKTEHVLTLAKGQRVKVDFLKEGWVAVFNLNEPTRDESRAIGYANDKYLERVEAAPQAAPKSEEKPVVAEAEGEGEVVANVASAPPSATENLGVDSNRIPVKISADRMVYDESGKVVSFVGNVVAEHGGLTLWADKLSAYLSSSTGKKFSADSIDRIVADGNVRAKKGKSEGEAGRVTYFVAKQILKMEQNPKLQDGPNSLTGDVINFYVRENRSEVIGGNGQRVKAIFMAPSKLKVQ, from the coding sequence ATGAAAAAGATATATGCCATGGCGCTGACATTGCTATGCGGCCTGTTTGTCACCGGTGCGGCTCTCGCCGCCGACTGGGGAGAGATTCGCGTCGCCAAAAGCAACTTGAATGTGCGGGAGGGGCGTTCTCCCAAGACGGAGCACGTCCTCACCCTCGCCAAGGGGCAACGGGTCAAGGTCGACTTTCTCAAGGAGGGCTGGGTGGCTGTTTTCAATCTAAACGAACCCACCCGTGACGAATCCCGCGCCATCGGTTACGCCAACGACAAGTATCTCGAACGGGTAGAAGCGGCGCCTCAGGCTGCACCCAAAAGCGAGGAAAAGCCGGTCGTGGCGGAAGCCGAGGGAGAGGGTGAGGTTGTGGCAAACGTGGCCTCCGCACCGCCTTCGGCTACGGAAAACCTCGGCGTGGATTCCAATCGCATCCCGGTGAAGATATCTGCGGACAGGATGGTCTACGACGAGAGCGGAAAAGTGGTTTCCTTCGTGGGGAACGTGGTGGCGGAACACGGCGGCCTGACCCTTTGGGCAGATAAGCTCTCCGCCTATCTGTCGTCCAGCACCGGCAAGAAGTTTTCCGCAGACTCCATCGACCGCATCGTGGCCGACGGGAACGTCCGGGCCAAGAAGGGCAAGTCCGAGGGTGAGGCTGGTCGCGTGACCTATTTTGTTGCCAAGCAGATCCTCAAGATGGAGCAAAACCCCAAACTTCAGGACGGTCCCAACAGCCTGACCGGCGACGTCATCAATTTTTACGTTCGTGAGAACCGCAGCGAAGTGATCGGCGGCAACGGACAGCGCGTCAAGGCCATCTTCATGGCGCCGAGCAAGCTCAAGGTGCAATAG